Genomic window (Acidobacteriota bacterium):
TCTATGGGGAGTCCATCGAGACGATGCCCCTGGTCCTGGCCAAGAAGGACATCGTCGAGATCCTCCGCCTGGAGAGCGGCGAGAACACGATCTTCAAGGTCGCCGTCGACGCCGACTCGTACGACGCCATGATCAAGGAACTGCAGGTCGACCCGGCCACGGACGAGCTGCTCCACGTCGATCTCATCCGGATCAACATGGACAAGCCGATCCGGGTCACCGTCCCGGTCATCCACACCGGCGAGCCGTTCGGCGTCAAGAACGAAGGCGGCTTCATCGACTTCGTCACCCGCGAGGTCGAGGTCGAGTGCCTGCCGCGCGACATCCCGGAGAGCCTGACGATCGACATCTCCGATCTTCACGTCAACCAGTCCTTCAAGGCCCAGGGCATGACGGTGCCCGCCGGGGTCAAGGTCCTGACCGACCCGAACACCGTCCTCGTCCTCATCTCCATGCCGCACAAGGAAGAGGAAGCCTTCCCCGGCGAGAAGCCGGAAGGCGAGGTGGCGGCCGAGGAGCCCAAGGAGCCCGAGGTCATCAAGAAGGAACGGGCCGAGAAGGAAGAGCCGGAGAAATAATCCTTGTGGCTGGTCGTGGGCCTGGGCAACCTGGGTGACGAGTACGCGGGGACAAGGCACAACGCGGGCTTCCTCGTCGTCGACCGGCTGGCCCGGGCCTGGGGCGTCGAGCTCCGGGGCCGGCTGTTCAAGTCCCGCACGGCCCTGGCCCGGCGGGGCGGCGAGGACGTCCTCCTGGCCGAGCCCAAGACCTACATGAACCTCAGCGGGACCGCCGTGCGGGCGGCCCTCGAAGGCAAGGGCATCGGCCCTGACCGGCTGGTCGTTATCTACGACGATCTCGATATCCCGCTCGGCGAGATCCGGGTGCGCAGGACCGGCCGGCCCGGCACCCACAAGGGCATGATCTCGATCGTCAACGAGATCGGGTCGGCCGAGTTCCCGCGGGTCCGCGTCGGCATCGGACCGCTTCCGGGCGGCCGGGACGCGGCCGATTATGTCCTCGAGCCTTTCCGCAAGGCCGAGCGGGCCGACCTCGAGCTGGGCCTGGACCAGGCCGCCGAGGCCCTGGAGATGGTCCTCGACGGGGACATCGAGAAGGCCATGACCCGGTTCAACAAGCGGGTGGCCCAGGCCGAGGGTTGATTTTTCGCGGATTTCGTTTAAAATAGCCTTTTCTCCTTGCTCCTTCCCGAAGGAAGGGGCTGCTTAAACCACAAGGAGGTCTCGTTGAGACAGTACGAAACGGGGTTCGTTCTCTCCCCCAGCCTTTCCGAAGAAGAGACGACGCAGTTCGTGCAGCAGATGGCCGAGATCGTGGCCCAGAAGAAGGGGCACATGGTCAAGCAGGACATCTGGGGCAAGCGCCGCCTGGCTTTCCCGATCAAGCGCTTCCAGGAAGGCGTCTACGTGTTCTTCACCTACGACGGCGGTGGGGACGTGTCCGCGGAGCTGGAGCGCCGGTTCAAGCAGACCGACCATGTCATCCGCTTCATGACCGTGCTCAAGGACCCGCGTGACCTGGCCCGGCGGAAGAAGAAGAGGCGCGCCGAAGAGGCCGCCCCGGCCCCGGCCCCGGCGCCCGCCCCGGCCGAAGTGAAAGAGGAGAAGTGACATGCCGCGCGACGAACGACCCGAAAGACCCGAACGCAGCGAACGCGGCGGCTACCGGAAGTATTTCGCCCCCAAGAGGAAATTCTGCCGGTTCTGCCAGCGGGATGTCCGCGGCATCGACTACAAGGCCGTCGAGATCCTGAAGAAGTACATCCCCGACCGGGGCCGCATCACCCCGCGCCGGATCACCGGGACCTGCGCCTTCCATCAGCGCAAGCTGGCCCTGGCCGTCAAGCGGGCCCGCCTCATGGCCCTGCTGCCCTACGTCGAGGACTGACATGAAAGTCATCCTGAAACAGGACGTGGAGAAGCTGGGCCGCCGCGGCGACGTCGTCAACGTCGCCCCCGGCTACGGGCGCAACTACCTCATCCCCCGGAAGATGGCCATGGCCGTCACTGCGACGAACATCAAGGCCATCGAGATCGAGCGGGCGGCCCTGAAGAAGAAGCTCGAGGCCGAGCGCAAGGCCTTCCAGTCTCTGGCCGAGAAGCTCAACCAGGTCTCCCTGACCTTCGCCCGGCGGGCCGGCGACAAGGACGTCATCTTCGGCTCCGTCTCGGCCGGCGACGTCAAGGACGCGCTGGACAAGCTGGGCTACGACATCGACAAGAAGAAGATCCTTCTGGACGAGCCGATCAAGCGGCTCGGCCATTTCGCCGTCCCGGTCAAGATCAGCATGGACGACCGGGCCGAGGTGAAGATCGACGTCGTCCGCGAGGCGGCCGAGGGGGAGGCCCCGGCCGCCGGACCGGCCGAGACCCCGGCGCCCGAGAAATCCTGACCGTTCCCGGCCGCGGCCCGGCCGGACCGAGGGGGCTATGGAACTCGACACGATGTTCCTGAAGAAGACCCCGCCGCACAGCGTCGAGGCCGAACGGACCGTCCTTGGCGGGATCCTCGTCCAGAACAGCAACCTCAACGTCGTCCTCTCGACCATCTCCCCCGAGGACCTCTACCTGGAGGCCCACCGGAAGATCCTCGAGCGCATCATCGTCATGGTCGACAAGGGCCAGCCGGTGGAGCTGCTCAGCCTGACAGAGGACGCCCAGCGGGCCGGCATCCTGGAGGAGGTCGGCGGGGCGGCCTACCTGGCCTCGCTCCTCGACGGCGTGCAACGCAACCTCAACGTCGAGTACTACGCCCAGATCATCAAGGAGAAGGCCCTGCTGCGGCGCCTGATCCTTTCCTCGACCAGGATCATCCAGGACAGCTACGACCAGAAGGAGGACGCCGACGAGCTGCTCAACGCGGCCCAGGCGGCCATAGTCGAGGTCGCCGATCAGCGCATCAAGCCCGGCTTCCGGCCCATGAGCCAGCTGACCGGGCCGACCCTGGAGCTCATCCGAGAGACGGCCGCCCGCAAGGAGGCCGTCACCGGCGTGCCGACGGGCTTCCGCTATCTCGACGCCATGACGGCCGGCTTCCAGCCTTCGGAGCTGGTCATCCTGGCGGCCCGGCCGTCGATGGGCAAGACGGCCCTGGGCCTGAACATCTCCCACCACGTCGGGCTCAAGACCGACAAGGCCGTCGGCTTCTTCTCCATGGAGATGTCGGAAACGCAGATCGTCATGCGCCTGCTCTGCGCCGAGGCCAAGCTCGACATCAAGAAGACCAGGACCGGCTTCCTCAGCGACCGCGAGTTCGAGAGGCTCAAGCTGGCCGGGGAGGCCCTGTCCCGGGCCCGCATCTACGTCGACGAGTCCCCGGCCCTGACCATCATGGAGATGAAGGCCAAGAGCCGCCGCCTGAAGATGGAGCAGCGCCTGGACATCGTCTTCATCGACTACATCCAGCTCATGCGCACGGGCGGGCGGTTCGAGAACCGCAACCAGGAGATGTCGTTCATCTCCCGGTCCCTCAAGGAGCTGGCCAAGGAGCTGCGCATCCCGGTCGTCGGCATCTCCCAGCTCAGCCGGGCCCCGGAGAAGGGCCGGCGCGAGCCCAAGCCCATGCTCTCCGACCTCCGCGAATCGGGGGCCATCGAGCAGGACGCCGACGTCGTCATCTTCATCTACCGGCCTGAGTTCTACCACCCGGACGACGAGAGCCTCCGGGGCGTGGCCGAAGTCAACATCGCCAAGCAGCGGAACGGGCCGATCGGGAACCTCCAGCTGGCGTTCATCCGCGAATACGCCCTCTTCGCCGACATGGAACAGCTCGCGCCGGAGTACTGACGACGGGGCGGGGATGAAGGACAAGACCGTTTTCATCTGCCAGAGTTGCGGCGCCCGCTATCCGAAATGGATGGGCCGCTGCTCGTCCTGCGGCGAGTGGAACTCGCTCGTCGAGGAGATCGAGGAAGAGGCCCAGGCCGGCCCCGGCGGCCTGACGTACGCCCCGGCCGAGCCGGTCCTCTACAAGGACATCCGGGAGATCCCCCGCCAGCGGATCGCCGTCGGCATCGAGGACGTCAACAAGGTCCTCGGCGGCGGGCTGGTCGCCGGCTCGCTCGTCCTGGTCGGCGGCGAGCCCGGCATCGGCAAATCGACGCTCCTGCTCCAGGTGGCCCGCGACATGGCCACGGACGAGACGCCGGTCCTCTACGTCTCGGGCGAGGAATCCCTGGAGCAGATCAAGCTCCGCGGCGACCGCCTGGGCGTCCGCGACGGCCGGCTCTTCCTCCTGGCCGAGACCAACCTCGAGCGCATCCTGGCCCAGGCCGAGCGCCTGGCGCCCGGGATCCTGGTCGTCGACTCGATCCAGACGGTCTTCTCGGCCAAGATGACCTCCGGGCCGGGGACGATCAGCCAGGTCCGCGAGGCGGCCAACCAGATCTTCCGCTTCGCCAAGACCCGCCAGATCCCGGCCTTCATCGTCGGCCACATCACCAAGGACGGGTCGCTGGCCGGCCCGAAATCGCTCGAGCACATCGTCGACGTCGTCCTCCTGTTCGAGGGCGAGCGGGACCACAGCCAGCGGGTCCTGCGGGCCATGAAGAACCGCTTCGGCCCGGTCTCGGAGCTGGCCGTGTTCGAGATGACCGCGGCCGGGCTCCAGCCGATCCTCAACCCGTCGGCCTTCTTCCTCCGCGAGCGGCCCCGCGACGAGGCCGGCAGCGCCGTCGTCTGCACGGTCAGGGGCACGCGCCCGTTCCTGGCCGAGATCCAGGCCCTCGTCTCCTCGACCCTTTTCACCGGCAACCCCAGGCGCATGACCATCGGCCTCGACCACTACCGGACGGCCATGCTGCTGGCCCTGGTCGAGAAGAAGGCCGGCTACAGCTTCGCCGGCGAGGACATCTACCTCAACGTGGCCGGCGGCATGTCGATCGACGAGCCGGCCGTCGACCTGGGCGTGGTCATGGCCGTCGTCTCTTCGCTCAAGAACATGCCGCTGCCCCAGGACATGGCCTTTTTCGGCGAGGTCGGGCTCAGCGGCGAGATCCGCTCCGTGGCTCAGCCCCTCGTCCGCATCAAGGAGGCGCAGGCCCTGGGCTTCGGCGGCATAATGCTGCCGGCCGGCAACCTGGACGCCCTGGACCGGAAGGACCTGCCGGAGATCGAATGCCTGGGCGTCCGGACCGTCCGCGACGCCCTGCAGCGCGTTTTCTGAAGTCCCTATGGATCGCAAGGGATAAGAGATAGGTCCGATCGTAAGGAGCGCGGAGATGGGCATCTTGCTCTTCCGGCTGTTCGTGCTCGGGCTGATCACCGTCGGGGGGTACATCTACCCGCCGTTCAAGCTCGGCCCGGTCCCCGGCGCGGCGGCGGCCGCCGCCATCGGCGTCCTGATGATGGTCCTCGAAACCCGCGTCCGCCGGGCCCCGTTCCGGGTCCTCTGGAGCGCCGGCGCAGGCCTGATACTCGGGCTCGTCCTCGGCTGGCTCTTCGGCGCCGTCTACCATTCGGTCGTCCGGACAGCCGAGATGGGCACCTTCGTCCGCATCTTCTTCGTGGTCATCATGCCCTACTTCGGGGTCCTGGTCGGCATGAAGAAGCCGGAGTGGTTCGACCCGGCCCACCTGGCCGGGCTGTTCAAGGAGAAGCGGGCCGGCCGCAGCTTCAAGATCCTGGACACCAGCGTCATCATCGATGGCCGCATCGCCGACCTCTGCGACACGGGCTTCGTCGAGGGCACGCTGGTCATCCCGCAGTTCGTCCTCAAGGAGCTGCATCTCGTGGCCGACTCCCCCGACGGGCTGAAGCGGCAGCGGGGCCGCCGCGGCCTGGACGTCCTCGATCATCTCCAGAAGTCCTCCCAGGTCGAGACCGTCCTCTCGGACGCGGATTTCCCCGAGGCCCGCGACGTCGATTCCAAGCTCATCGAGCTGGCCAAGACGATGGACGGCAAGATCGTCACCAACGATTTCAACCTGAACAAGGTCGCCCGGATCCACGGCATCAAGGTCCTCAACATCAACGAGCTGGTCAACTCCCTCCGGCCGGTCGCACTGCCCGGCGAGATCATGAACGTCTTCATCCTCAAGGAAGGCAAGGAGAAGGAGCAGGGCGTCGCCTACCTCGAGGACGGGACCATGGTCGTCGTCGACAACGCGCGGCGGGTGATCGGCCAGGCCGTCGACGTCACCGTCACCTCGGTTCTCCAGACGACCGTCGGCAAGATGATCTTCGGCCGCTTCAACGGGGAGGCCAAGTGAGCGGCGCCTCGGCCATCATCGTGGCCGCCGGGGCCGGCAAGCGCTTCGGCCAGCCGAAGCAGTTCGCCTACCTCCGGGCCAAGCCGGTCCTCGAATGGACCCTGGAGCGGTTCCAGGGCCACGCCGAGGTGGAGGCCATCGCCCTGGTCCTGCCCGACGAGCGGGACCTCAAGCATTACCGGCTGCGCTATCCCAAGATCGTCGACATCGTCCGCGGCGGGGAGCGGCGCCAGGATTCGGTCTGGCAGGGATTCCGTCTCCTGGCCGCGACGGCCCCCGAGATCGTCCTCGTCCACGACGGGGCCCGGCCGCTGGCCGGCGCGGACCTCGTCAGCCGGGTCATCGCCGCGGCCCGGGCCGGCGGGGCGGCCGTGCCGGTCCTGCCGGTCGAGGACACGATCAAGGAGGTCCGCGAGGGGCGTGTCACGGCCACGGTCGACCGGGCGCTCCTGGCCCGGGCGCAGACGCCCCAGGGCTTCCGTTATGCCGTCCTGAGCGCAGCCCTCGAGGCGGCCCGCAGGGACCGGTTCTACGGAACGGACGAAGCGGCCCTCGTCGAGCGGATCGGCCTGGCCGTGACGGCGGTCCCCGGCGATCCCCGGAACATCAAGATCACGACGCCCCTCGACATCCCCATCGCGGAGGCCCTCCTCAATGCCTAAGATCGGCTTCGGCTACGACATCCACCGTCTCGGGGCCGGGCCCCGGCTCGTCCTCGGCGGGACGGAGATCCCGTTCGCGTCCGGCCTGATCGGGCATTCCGACGGCGACGCCCTCGTCCACGCCCTGATCGACGCCCTGCTCGGGGCGGTCGGCGAAGGCGACATCGGGACGCATTTCCCCGACACGGACCCCCGCTACAAGGGCGCGAGGAGCCTCGTCCTCCTCGAAACGGTCATGGACCTCGTCCGGCGCCGCGGCGCGGCCGTCGTCAACGTCGATACGGTCATCGTCGCCGAAGAGCCGAGGATGGGGCCGCACATCCCGGCCATGAAGGCCGCGCTGGCGCCCGTCCTCGGCATCCCCGAGACGGCCGTCGGCATCAAGGCCAAGACCAACGAAGGGCTCGGCCCCGTCGGCGAGCAGCGGGCCATCGCCTGCTTGGCCGTCGTCCTGGTGGACCTGTCCGTCTGACGGTCCTTCTCCGGCCGATTTTCCCCCGGATATCGCCGCGCCTCCGCGCCTCGTTATCGGGGCCCGGACGTTTCGCCGAGGCGAAGCTTCCTGGGATCGGCGCCGGGCGGCCCGGAGGGGGAAGGGAGTCTGTTCCCCTCCGCCGGCGGGGGGAGGGGTGGAGCCGAAGCCGAACGGAGGCGCCACCGGACAGGACCCGGCGCCGATGCCGGAAAGCTTGCGGCTGGAAAGGTTCGGTCCCTGGTTGACTTGGCCGGGCGTTGCGCATATCCTCCGGTCCTTATCGGCTTCACGAGGAGGACGCATGAACACGCGCGCTCTCAGGCTCGGCGCGGCCGCGGCTTTCGCGGCGGCCCTGATCATCGGCCTCGCGGCTCAGGAATACGGGCCGCCAGGGAGGAGGCAGGCCTCGAAGCTGCCCCCGACCTACACCGTCGGCGGCATCCGCCACGGGATTAGCTACTTCCCGAAGACCGATTATGCCTTCACCAAGCCGAAGAAGGCCGGCGAGATCGACTTCGAGCACTACCACACGTACGACGAGGTCACGGCCATCCTGCGCAAGTGGGCGGCCGACTACCCGAACCTGGTCGATGTCTATTCGGTCGGCCGGACTTTCGAGGGGCGCGACATCTGGCAGATCACGATCACGAACAAGGCGACCGGCAAGGACGCCGACAAGCCGGCCATGTTCATCGAGGGCAACCGGCACTCCGGCGAGGTCACGGCGGCCGAGTCCGCGCTCTGGTTCGCCGCCCATGTCCTCGGCGGCTACGGGCGGGACCAGGCGCTGACGAAGCTCGTCGACACCAAGGCGCTCTACGTCCGGGTGAAAAACAATCCCGACGGGTCCGAGCTTTATCTGAACACGGCTCAGTCGAACCGCAGCACGGTCCGGCCGTACGACGACGACGGGGACGGCCTGCTCGACGAGGACCCGCCCGAGGACCTGGACGGCGACGGCTTCATCCTCCAGATGCGCCAGAAGGTCGAACCGGGCAAGGGCGCGATGATCATCGACCCTGCGGACCCCTCGGGCCGGCTGATGAAGCGGGCGCCGGCGGGCCGGGGCGATTATATGATCTATCCGGAAGGGATCGACAACGACCATGACGGGCGGACGAACGAGGACGGCATCGGCGGGCTCGACCTGCACCGCAACTATCCCGAGAACTGGCGGCCCATGCCCGGCCGCGACCAGACCGGCCGCGGCTTCACCCAGGGCGGGGCGGGCGAGTATCCGCTGTCCGAGCCCGAGACCAGGGCCGTCTTCTCCTTCCTGCTCGAGCACCCGAACGTCAGCATCGGCCAGACCATGGACACGACCGTGCCCATGCTGCTCCACGGCCCGTCGACGAGCCGCATGAGCGAGTCCATGTTCCCCGAGGACATGAAGATCTTCAAGGACTTCGACGAGCAGGGGAAGAAGATCACCGGCTATCCCTACGCCGGCGACACCTACTGGGACTACGCCAACATCGGCCGCGGCGACCGGAACGCGCGGGCCATGGCCGCCGAATCCGGGTTCGAGATGGCCCCGGAGCCCCAGGGCGAACCTCTCTTCGGCCACTCCCCCGACTTCGGCTACCTCTATTACGGCGCGGTCTGGTACGGCGACGAGCTCTGGAACGGAGGCCGGGTCAAGGACTACGACGGCGACGGCCGGGTGACGGACCTAGAGGCCCTTCGCTATATCGACGAAGAGCTCGGCGGCCGCTATTTCAAGCCCTGGACGAAATTCAACCACCCGACGCTCGGCCAGGTCGAGATCGGCGGCTTCAATCCCAAGTTCTGGCGCCAGAACCCGCCCGTCGAGCTTCTCGAGGAGTGGATCAAGAAGGAAGCGATGTTCAACCTCTTCCTGGCCCAGTCGCTGCCCCAGGTCAGAGTGGTCTCGGCGGAGGCCCGGCCCGTCAGGAAGGAGCCGGGCCTTATCGAGATCGCGGCCGTGTTCACCAATGACGGCTGCTTGCCCACGGCGCTCAGGATGGCCGACCGGATAAAGATCGTCCGTCCCGACGCGGCCGCGATCCGGCTGCCCGAGGGGGCCGAGCTCGTCGGCGTCCGTGAACGCCAGGACATCGGCTTCCTCCGGCAGAACGAGAAGAAAGAGGTCCGTTGGAAGGTTAAGGTCAAGCCGGGGACGGCCGGGGAGGCCGAGATCTCCATCCTGTCCACCCGCGGCGGCGTGGCCCGGACGACGGTCAAGATCGGCTAGGGGAGTCCGCGGGGCGGCCCGGATCGGGCCGGGCCTTCTCTTCCGTACCCGCTGATCGTCCGTCAGGCCCGGCATGGCCTGCCCACGGTGAATCCTGTATAATTGACGCCGGTAGGCCCCTGGGAACCGGCCGTTCAGGGGAATGCGCCGCTGAAACGGGACTCCCCGGGCCGGCGTCTTGGGGAAAGACCCCGTTCCGGGAAGAATTGCCTCCTCCCCCCGTCTAACAGGGTGCGGAGGACAAGTGAGCTTATCCGCATGGAAGAGAAACAGCTGGTTCGACTGGCTCAGGAAGGAAGCCCAGGTGCTTTCGAGCAGCTGGTCACGAAATACCAGCCGAAGGTGTTCAGCATGGCTTTGAGTTTCACCCGCAACCGGGAGGCGGCCGACGACCTGGCCCAGGAGATCTTCCTGAAGGCCTATCTCGCCCTGCCCCGGTTCCACGGGAAGTCGGAGTTCGGGACGTGGCTTTACCGCGTGTCCATGAACCATATAAAGGATTTTCTCCGGAAGAAAGGCCGGGCCAAGGAAGTGTCCCTGGACGATGTCGGCGAGGCCGCCTTCTCCGACAAGGAGCAAGCCGAGCGGGCCGAACAGGAGCGGGAAACGGAAGCCCGCCGGTCGCTCGTCCGGAACGTGGTCCAGGGCCTGCCGGAGAAATACCGGATCATCCTGACGCTCCGCGACATCCAGGGGCTGGCGTACGAGGACATCTCGCGGATCCTGCGCCTGTCGCCGGGGACGGTCGACTCCCGCCTCCACCGGGCGCGCCGGATGCTCCGGATCAAGCTGGAGCCGTATCTCGCCGGCGAAGGAGGGGCCTATGAACTGCCGCAAAGCTGAGGAGCTGCTCCTTCGGTCTATCGACGGCCGCCTCGGCGGGCGCGACAGGGACCGCCTGGCGGCCCACCTCGCGGCTTGTCCGGCCTGCCGGAAGGTCGAAGCGGAATACCGGTCGATGCTCCGTCTCCTGAAGGACGGGCGGGAAGCCCAGCCGCTGCCCCGCTTCTGGGAGCGCCTCGAACCCCGGCTCCGCGAAGAGACGGACCTCGTGCCCCTGCTCTTCTGGGAACGCTGGAGCCTCAAGGCCATTCCCGTGTTCCTGGCCCTGGTCATCCTCCTGGGCGGCTTCCTCTTTTTCGCCCCCAGGGTCCGCGAGCTGAGCCAGTCGGCGGCCCTGCTCCTCGAGAACAGGGATCCGATGTCGGAGACCACGGCCATTTTCGAGACCGACAAGCCGGAGACGCGGACCATGATGCTCATGTTCGCCTCCCTGGACGATAAGTCGCCCCTGAGGAGGCCGACGCCATGAAGACGAAATACAAGATCCTGATCGCGCTGACGCTCGTCGTCGTCTTCGGGCTCGGCGTCGCGGCCGGCGTCATCGGCGAGCGCTACTTGGTGCACCGGGCCGCCCGTCGGGCCGCGGCCTCGCGGCTGCACTCCCCGTCCCCCGAGGAATGGACCAGGGAGCTCGGCCTGACGCAGGAGCAGCAGGACAAGATCCACGAGATCTTCAGGAAGAACGACGAGCGGATGAAGGCCTATCGGACCGAAAGCCGGGCCAGGCTGGGCGAGCTCCGCAAGATGCTCAGGGACGAGATCGACGCGGTCCTGACGCCCGAGCAGAAGCAGAAGAACGATGAGATGATCCGCCGCTTCGAGGAGTGGCGCAAGAAGGAATCGGACCGGAACCCCTCGCGCGAGCGGCGGGACCAGGATCCCCCGAAGGATCCCCCCCGGCCGGATCGCGAACATTAAAGGAGATCTGAGATGAAGAAGAAAGTCCTCTGGATGATCGTCGCCCTGGTCGCGGTGACCGCCCTGGTCCTCGGCCTGACCGTTCTCAAGGGCGGCAAGGGCAACGAAGTCAAATACAGGACGGAAGCCATCGGCCGCGGCGACATCGAGGCCGTGGTCGTCACCTCGGGCACGCTGAACCCGATCGATACGATCGACATCGGAGCCCAGGTGTCGGGCAAGGTCACCAAGCTCTACGCCGACTTCAACACCCCGGTCAAGGCGGGCGACATCGTGGCCGAGCTCGACCAGGAGCAGTTGAAGATGAAGATCCAGCAGAACGAGGCCAGCTATCAGACCCGCTCGGCCGCGCTGGAACAGGCCAAGGTCAGCCTCCAGACGTCTCAGAAAGCCTACGAGCGGGCCAAGGCGCTGTTCGCCAAGAGCCTTCTTTCGGTCGAGGAGATGGACACGGCCGAAGCGAACTATCTCACCGCCAAGAGCTCGCTCGTCTCGGCCCAAGCCGGCCTGTCCCAGGCCAAGAGCTCCCTCGACCAGAGCCGGGTCGACCTGAGCTATGCCATCATCCGGTCGCCGGTCGACGGCGTGGTCATCACCCGCAAGGTCAGCCTCGGCCAGACGCTCCAATCGGGCTTCAACGTGCCGGTCCTGTTCCAGGTGGCCACCGACCTGACCAAGATGAAAGTCGAGTGCGACGTCGACGAGTCCGATATCGGCAAGGTCAAGGAGAGTCAGGCGGTCCGCTTCGGCGTCGAAGCCTACCCGAACGAGCAGTTCCGCGGCATCGTCCAGCAGGTCCGGGTCTCGCCGACGACGACCAACAACGTCGTCACCTACACGATCATCGTCAACGTCGACAATCCCGAGAAGAAGCTGCTGCCGGGCATGACCGCCACCGCGTCCATCATCGTCGGCGAGGCCAAGAACGTGCTGCGGGTGCCCAACGGCGCCCTTCGCTTCACGCCCACCCTGTCCGAGGCCGAGCTCAAGAAGATGCAGGACGAGATGCGGGAGCGCTTCATGGCCCAGCGGCAGGCCCAGGGCGGCCAGCCCGGCGCGGCCGGCCCCGGCGGGGCCGCTCCGGCGGCCTCCGGCGCTCCGCAGGGCGCGCCTCAGGGCGGTCCGGCCGGCCAGCCCGGGACCCTCACCCGCCAGGGCGGAGGCCAGAGCCGGCCGCAGATGCCGCGCGTCTGGATCCTCGACGCCCAGGGCAAGATGCGGATGGCCATGATCCGGACGGGCGTCTCCGACACGAGCTACTCGGAGATCGTCCGCGGCGACGTCAAGGAAGGCGATCTGGTCATCCTCGGGACGCAGGGTTCGACCCAGGCGGCGGGCGCCAACCAGCCCGGCATGGGCGGCATGATGTTCATGGGCGGGCCTCCGGGCGGGCGGCGCTGAACGCCGGGACCAGCCCCGAAAGGACCATCATCATGGCCGCAAATGTCATCGAGCTGAGGGATCTCGTCAAAACCTACCATGTCGGCGAGACCGACGTCAACGCCCTGCGCGGCGTCTCCTACGTGGTCAGGGAGGGCGACTTCCTGGCCATCATGGGGCCGTCCGGATCGGGGAAGTCGAGCCTTATGAACATCCTCGGCTGCCTCGACCGCCCGACCTCAGGTCAATATTTCCTTGACGGCGTCGAGGTCTCCACGCTGGACAAGAACAAGCTGGCCGGCATCCGGAACCAGAAGATCGGCTTCGTCTTCCAGAGCTTCAACCTGCTGTCCCGGACGACGGCCCTGGAGAACGTCGAGCTGCCGCTGTTCTATTCGGCCACTAACGGCAGCGACATGACCGAGCGCGCCCTGAACGCCCTGGCCGCCGTCGGCCTCAAGGGCCGGGCCCAGCACAAGACCAACCAGCTCTCCGGCGGCGAGCAGCAGCGCGTGGCCATCGCCCGGGCCCTGCTCAACAACCCGTCCCTGATCCTGGCCGACGAGCCCACCGGCAACCTCGACAGCAAGACCTCCTCCGAGGTCATGAACATCTTCAAGTCGCTCAACGAGGACAAGGGCATCACCATGGTCATGGTCACCCATGAGCCGGACATCGCCGCCTGGGCCGGCAAGCGCATCTACCTCAAGGACGGCCTGATCGTCCGCGAGGAGACGTCGTGAGGCCGACGGGAAGGCCCGCGCTGGAGCAACCATCATGATCAAACGAACCTTGAAACATATCGGCAAGACCTTCAAGATCGCCTTCCGGGCCCTGGGCCGGAACAAGATGAGGTCGTTCCTCACGGCCCTGGGCATCATCATCGGGGTCGGCGCGGTCATCGCCATGGTCAGCATCGGCGAGGGGGCCAAGCGCGGCATCGAGGACCGGTTCGCCTCCATGGGCACGAACCTGCTGTTCGTCATGCCCGGCAGCCAGAACGCCCGGGGCGTCCGGCAGAGCTGGGGCAGCATGACGACCCTCAAGGAGGACGACGCCCTGGCCATCGAGCAGCAGTGCCCGTCGGTCATGTACATCTCGCCCTCGGTCAACGCCCGGGCCCAAACGGTCTACGGCAACAAGAACTG
Coding sequences:
- a CDS encoding 50S ribosomal protein L25; the protein is MNIVVKTEKRQGLGTNASRRLRAQGFVPAVLYGESIETMPLVLAKKDIVEILRLESGENTIFKVAVDADSYDAMIKELQVDPATDELLHVDLIRINMDKPIRVTVPVIHTGEPFGVKNEGGFIDFVTREVEVECLPRDIPESLTIDISDLHVNQSFKAQGMTVPAGVKVLTDPNTVLVLISMPHKEEEAFPGEKPEGEVAAEEPKEPEVIKKERAEKEEPEK
- the pth gene encoding aminoacyl-tRNA hydrolase yields the protein MWLVVGLGNLGDEYAGTRHNAGFLVVDRLARAWGVELRGRLFKSRTALARRGGEDVLLAEPKTYMNLSGTAVRAALEGKGIGPDRLVVIYDDLDIPLGEIRVRRTGRPGTHKGMISIVNEIGSAEFPRVRVGIGPLPGGRDAADYVLEPFRKAERADLELGLDQAAEALEMVLDGDIEKAMTRFNKRVAQAEG
- the rpsF gene encoding 30S ribosomal protein S6, which produces MRQYETGFVLSPSLSEEETTQFVQQMAEIVAQKKGHMVKQDIWGKRRLAFPIKRFQEGVYVFFTYDGGGDVSAELERRFKQTDHVIRFMTVLKDPRDLARRKKKRRAEEAAPAPAPAPAPAEVKEEK
- the rpsR gene encoding 30S ribosomal protein S18, which codes for MPRDERPERPERSERGGYRKYFAPKRKFCRFCQRDVRGIDYKAVEILKKYIPDRGRITPRRITGTCAFHQRKLALAVKRARLMALLPYVED
- the rplI gene encoding 50S ribosomal protein L9, translating into MKVILKQDVEKLGRRGDVVNVAPGYGRNYLIPRKMAMAVTATNIKAIEIERAALKKKLEAERKAFQSLAEKLNQVSLTFARRAGDKDVIFGSVSAGDVKDALDKLGYDIDKKKILLDEPIKRLGHFAVPVKISMDDRAEVKIDVVREAAEGEAPAAGPAETPAPEKS
- the dnaB gene encoding replicative DNA helicase — protein: MELDTMFLKKTPPHSVEAERTVLGGILVQNSNLNVVLSTISPEDLYLEAHRKILERIIVMVDKGQPVELLSLTEDAQRAGILEEVGGAAYLASLLDGVQRNLNVEYYAQIIKEKALLRRLILSSTRIIQDSYDQKEDADELLNAAQAAIVEVADQRIKPGFRPMSQLTGPTLELIRETAARKEAVTGVPTGFRYLDAMTAGFQPSELVILAARPSMGKTALGLNISHHVGLKTDKAVGFFSMEMSETQIVMRLLCAEAKLDIKKTRTGFLSDREFERLKLAGEALSRARIYVDESPALTIMEMKAKSRRLKMEQRLDIVFIDYIQLMRTGGRFENRNQEMSFISRSLKELAKELRIPVVGISQLSRAPEKGRREPKPMLSDLRESGAIEQDADVVIFIYRPEFYHPDDESLRGVAEVNIAKQRNGPIGNLQLAFIREYALFADMEQLAPEY
- the radA gene encoding DNA repair protein RadA; amino-acid sequence: MKDKTVFICQSCGARYPKWMGRCSSCGEWNSLVEEIEEEAQAGPGGLTYAPAEPVLYKDIREIPRQRIAVGIEDVNKVLGGGLVAGSLVLVGGEPGIGKSTLLLQVARDMATDETPVLYVSGEESLEQIKLRGDRLGVRDGRLFLLAETNLERILAQAERLAPGILVVDSIQTVFSAKMTSGPGTISQVREAANQIFRFAKTRQIPAFIVGHITKDGSLAGPKSLEHIVDVVLLFEGERDHSQRVLRAMKNRFGPVSELAVFEMTAAGLQPILNPSAFFLRERPRDEAGSAVVCTVRGTRPFLAEIQALVSSTLFTGNPRRMTIGLDHYRTAMLLALVEKKAGYSFAGEDIYLNVAGGMSIDEPAVDLGVVMAVVSSLKNMPLPQDMAFFGEVGLSGEIRSVAQPLVRIKEAQALGFGGIMLPAGNLDALDRKDLPEIECLGVRTVRDALQRVF